In the Spirochaetota bacterium genome, CAGCAATGCTTCCCGCTAAAAGGGACATCCCAATTCCAAATAGATAAAAGGCTAATCCTACTGCCAGTCCCTGTAGAAACATTACCAACATATTTCCAGCAATAAGAATCTTGATTACCTGCTTTAATCTCTCAATAATGTCTTTTTCAATATCTTCAGGAAAGGGTAATATACTATATAATGATTCTTCAAGTCTGTAACCATCCTTGAATAAAAAAAATAGAATAAGAAGCATAAAAAAAATGTTAATTGATAACCTTATTGAAAAGGTTAAAACAGTTGTTATATTAGAAAATATTTGTAGAGAGGATTTCTGTAAAAAGTTTATCACTTCTTGTAATATTCTGCTCTCTTCAATATTAAAAAAAGAAAAAATGGTTTTAGTGATATCGCTTTTTTTTATAAAATCATTAATGAAGGCAATATTAATTTTTTGATGAAGGAACAGATAAAATTCATAAAACTGATCAGCCAATGAAAGCATGATGAAAAAGAGAGGTATAAGAACAATCATAAAGAGGAAAATGGTTACGAGCAGGGAGCCTATGAGTCTATTTTTTATATATTTTGTTACCCAATCATAAACTGGTCTTAAGGCGATATAAAATATGCATGCAAAGATAAACGGCCAAAAGAATACACGATAAATATATATTAATGAAAATGTTACGATGAAGAATATAATAAGGAAGAGTATTGTTAATTTCTTATTCTGTTTTAAAGTAGTAAAAGAATCCCTTTTTTCTATCATATTTTAGTATTTGTACATAAATATCATATAAATCAACAATTTCGATTAATCATTACACCAGTTCTCCCTATTTAGTCAAGTAATTTGATAATTCCGTAGCGATTTTCCTAATTGCATGATCCAAATAAACCTCATCAGA is a window encoding:
- a CDS encoding AI-2E family transporter — translated: MIEKRDSFTTLKQNKKLTILFLIIFFIVTFSLIYIYRVFFWPFIFACIFYIALRPVYDWVTKYIKNRLIGSLLVTIFLFMIVLIPLFFIMLSLADQFYEFYLFLHQKINIAFINDFIKKSDITKTIFSFFNIEESRILQEVINFLQKSSLQIFSNITTVLTFSIRLSINIFFMLLILFFLFKDGYRLEESLYSILPFPEDIEKDIIERLKQVIKILIAGNMLVMFLQGLAVGLAFYLFGIGMSLLAGSIAAVFSLIPIVSTAFVWIPACVYLLVIGEYLYAILMGTWCLFWYITLENLFKPKFFGTTLNFHPLLFFFLLLGSIQAFNLPGLIIGPILLVLFYSLWEIYKLLNVYDDSSE